One window from the genome of Cryptomeria japonica chromosome 6, Sugi_1.0, whole genome shotgun sequence encodes:
- the LOC131037534 gene encoding polyadenylate-binding protein 2 isoform X1, whose product MSQVHVESLPLGAASSNNGSVNNNSSGVGAAASNGNNNNNMVVPGVSLYVGELEPSVNEAQLYELFKPWGNVQSIRVCRDMISRRSLGYAYVNFSTHQEASRVLEMLNFTPVNGKPIRIMFSHRDPSIRKSGTANIFIKNLDKGIDNKALLETFSAFGPILSCKVATDGSGQSKGYGFVQFEQEEAAQNAIDKLNGMLINDKQVYVGPFVRRQEREQTNGGAKFCNVYVKNISESVTDEDLRKKFAEYGTITSAVVMRDAEGKSKCFGFVNFENPDDAAKAVENLNGKKFDDKEWYVGRAQKKYEREAELRARFEQLRKERIEKFQGGNLYVKNLDDSIDDDKLKELFSEYGTITSCKVMRDPQGQSRGSGFVAFTSSEDANRAVIALNSKIVVSKPLYVAPAERKEERKARMQAQFAVRNPVGMQPAVATSMPMYPPASPALGQQIFYGQGPPQLIPPQPSGYGYQQQFVPGMRPGGAQLQNFIVPLIRQGQQGQRPGARRAPLQQQHHPQPQFQQQVNSFTNCMIPRGGRMMRYPPVRNVPEGSLPGITGGMLPVPYDMGGVPVPMADPVISQGLPTGTLASALANASNEQQRTMLGESLYPLVDHLEHDHAAKVTGMLLEMDQTEVLHLLESPEALKSKVAEAMEVLRNVSQQTTGPAEELAALSLNDPIVN is encoded by the exons ATGTCGCAGGTTCATGTCGAATCGCTTCCATTGGGTGCCGCAAGCAGCAATAATGGCAGCGTGAATAATAATTCTTCTGGTGTGGGGGCCGCTGCAAGTAAtggcaacaataacaataacatggTGGTGCCAGGGGTGTCACTGTACGTGGGGGAATTAGAGCCTAGTGTAAATGAGGCACAGCTTTACGAGCTTTTCAAGCCGTGGGGGAATGTACAGTCTATTAGAGTGTGCAGGGACATGATCTCGCGTCGTTCTCTTGGCTACGCGTATGTCAATTTTAGCACACATCAAGaag CTTCTAGGGTTTTGGAGATGCTCAATTTCACTCCTGTGAATGGGAAGCCCATTCGAATAATGTTTTCCCATCGAGATCCCAGTATTCGCAAAAGCGGAACTGCAAACATATTTATTAAG AATTTAGATAAAGGGATAGATAACAAAGCCCTTCTTGAGACATTCTCAGCGTTTGGTCCAATTTTATCATGTAAAGTTGCAACTGATGGGTCGGGGCAATCCAAAGGGTATGGATTTGTTCAATTTGAACAAGAGGAAGCTGCACAAAATGCAATAGACAAGTTGAATGGCATGCTGATTAATGACAAGCAGGTCTATGTTGGTCCATTTGTGCGAAGGCAGGAGAGAGAGCAAACGAATGGAGGAGCAAAGTTTTGTAATGTTTATGTTAAGAATATATCAGAGTCAGTAACAGATGAGGATTTGAGAAAAAAGTTTGCTGAGTATGGAACAATCACAAGTGCAGTAGTGATGAGGGATGCAGAGGGGAAGTCAAAGTGCTTTGGATTTGTCAACTTTGAAAATCCAGATGATGCAGCAAAAGCTGTTGAGAATTTAAATGGTAAGAAATTTGATGACAAGGAGTGGTATGTTGGAAGAGCCCAAAAAAAGTACGAGAGAGAGGCTGAATTAAGAGCAAGATTTGAACAGTTACGGAAAGAACGGATTGAAAAATTTCAGGGAGGTAATCTCTATGTGAAGAATTTGGATGATAGCATTGATGATGACAAGCTGAAGGAATTATTTTCTGAGTATGGGACTATAACATCTTGCAAG GTAATGCGTGATCCTCAGGGTCAGAGTAGAGGTTCAGGCTTTGTGGCATTCACATCCTCAGAGGATGCAAACCGAGCT GTTATAGCACTGAATAGTAAGATTGTAGTCAGCAAACCTCTGTATGTTGCCCCAGCTGAGCGAAAAGAGGAGAGAAAAGCAAGAATGCAG GCTCAATTTGCTGTTCGGAATCCAGTTGGCATGCAACCAGCTGTGGCAACTAGTATGCCTATGTATCCTCCAGCAAGTCCCGCACTTGGGCAACAGATATTCTATGGCCAGGGACCACCTCAATTGATTCCTCCACAG CCTTCTGGTTATGGTTATCAGCAACAGTTTGTACCTGGAATGAGGCCAGGAGGAGCACAGCTGCAAAATTTTATTGTTCCTTTAATTCGACAAGGCCAGCAAGGCCAGCGTCCAGGTGCAAGAAGAGCACCATTGCAACAGCAGCACCACCCTCAACCACAGTTTCAGCAACAAGTAAACAGCTTTACAAATTGT ATGATTCCTAGAGGGGGTCGTATGATGCGATACCCACCAGTGAGGAATGTTCCTGAGGGTTCTTTACCAGGAATCACTGGAGGCATGCTGCCTGTCCCTTATGACATGGGGGGCGTTCCTGTACCCATGGCTGATCCAGTGATTTCACAAGGCTTGCCTACTGGAACATTGGCTTCAGCTCTTGCAAATGCAAGCAACGAGCAACAAAGAACG ATGCTTGGAGAAAGCTTATATCCGTTAGTGGATCATTTAGAACATGATCATGCAGCTAAAGTTACTGGTATGCTTTTGGAAATGGATCAGACTGAGGTGTTACACTTGCTTGAATCTCCAGAGGCCTTGAAATCTAAGGTTGCAGAAGCTATGGAGGTCTTGCGCAATGTGTCTCAACAGACTACTGGGCCAGCTGAGGAGCTTGCAGCGTTATCCTTGAATGATCCTATAGTCAACTGA
- the LOC131037534 gene encoding polyadenylate-binding protein 2 isoform X2, with amino-acid sequence MSQVHVESLPLGAASSNNGSVNNNSSGVGAAASNGNNNNNMVVPGVSLYVGELEPSVNEAQLYELFKPWGNVQSIRVCRDMISRRSLGYAYVNFSTHQEASRVLEMLNFTPVNGKPIRIMFSHRDPSIRKSGTANIFIKNLDKGIDNKALLETFSAFGPILSCKVATDGSGQSKGYGFVQFEQEEAAQNAIDKLNGMLINDKQVYVGPFVRRQEREQTNGGAKFCNVYVKNISESVTDEDLRKKFAEYGTITSAVVMRDAEGKSKCFGFVNFENPDDAAKAVENLNGKKFDDKEWYVGRAQKKYEREAELRARFEQLRKERIEKFQGGNLYVKNLDDSIDDDKLKELFSEYGTITSCKVMRDPQGQSRGSGFVAFTSSEDANRAVIALNSKIVVSKPLYVAPAERKEERKARMQAQFAVRNPVGMQPAVATSMPMYPPASPALGQQIFYGQGPPQLIPPQPSGYGYQQQFVPGMRPGGAQLQNFIVPLIRQGQQGQRPGARRAPLQQQHHPQPQFQQQMIPRGGRMMRYPPVRNVPEGSLPGITGGMLPVPYDMGGVPVPMADPVISQGLPTGTLASALANASNEQQRTMLGESLYPLVDHLEHDHAAKVTGMLLEMDQTEVLHLLESPEALKSKVAEAMEVLRNVSQQTTGPAEELAALSLNDPIVN; translated from the exons ATGTCGCAGGTTCATGTCGAATCGCTTCCATTGGGTGCCGCAAGCAGCAATAATGGCAGCGTGAATAATAATTCTTCTGGTGTGGGGGCCGCTGCAAGTAAtggcaacaataacaataacatggTGGTGCCAGGGGTGTCACTGTACGTGGGGGAATTAGAGCCTAGTGTAAATGAGGCACAGCTTTACGAGCTTTTCAAGCCGTGGGGGAATGTACAGTCTATTAGAGTGTGCAGGGACATGATCTCGCGTCGTTCTCTTGGCTACGCGTATGTCAATTTTAGCACACATCAAGaag CTTCTAGGGTTTTGGAGATGCTCAATTTCACTCCTGTGAATGGGAAGCCCATTCGAATAATGTTTTCCCATCGAGATCCCAGTATTCGCAAAAGCGGAACTGCAAACATATTTATTAAG AATTTAGATAAAGGGATAGATAACAAAGCCCTTCTTGAGACATTCTCAGCGTTTGGTCCAATTTTATCATGTAAAGTTGCAACTGATGGGTCGGGGCAATCCAAAGGGTATGGATTTGTTCAATTTGAACAAGAGGAAGCTGCACAAAATGCAATAGACAAGTTGAATGGCATGCTGATTAATGACAAGCAGGTCTATGTTGGTCCATTTGTGCGAAGGCAGGAGAGAGAGCAAACGAATGGAGGAGCAAAGTTTTGTAATGTTTATGTTAAGAATATATCAGAGTCAGTAACAGATGAGGATTTGAGAAAAAAGTTTGCTGAGTATGGAACAATCACAAGTGCAGTAGTGATGAGGGATGCAGAGGGGAAGTCAAAGTGCTTTGGATTTGTCAACTTTGAAAATCCAGATGATGCAGCAAAAGCTGTTGAGAATTTAAATGGTAAGAAATTTGATGACAAGGAGTGGTATGTTGGAAGAGCCCAAAAAAAGTACGAGAGAGAGGCTGAATTAAGAGCAAGATTTGAACAGTTACGGAAAGAACGGATTGAAAAATTTCAGGGAGGTAATCTCTATGTGAAGAATTTGGATGATAGCATTGATGATGACAAGCTGAAGGAATTATTTTCTGAGTATGGGACTATAACATCTTGCAAG GTAATGCGTGATCCTCAGGGTCAGAGTAGAGGTTCAGGCTTTGTGGCATTCACATCCTCAGAGGATGCAAACCGAGCT GTTATAGCACTGAATAGTAAGATTGTAGTCAGCAAACCTCTGTATGTTGCCCCAGCTGAGCGAAAAGAGGAGAGAAAAGCAAGAATGCAG GCTCAATTTGCTGTTCGGAATCCAGTTGGCATGCAACCAGCTGTGGCAACTAGTATGCCTATGTATCCTCCAGCAAGTCCCGCACTTGGGCAACAGATATTCTATGGCCAGGGACCACCTCAATTGATTCCTCCACAG CCTTCTGGTTATGGTTATCAGCAACAGTTTGTACCTGGAATGAGGCCAGGAGGAGCACAGCTGCAAAATTTTATTGTTCCTTTAATTCGACAAGGCCAGCAAGGCCAGCGTCCAGGTGCAAGAAGAGCACCATTGCAACAGCAGCACCACCCTCAACCACAGTTTCAGCAACAA ATGATTCCTAGAGGGGGTCGTATGATGCGATACCCACCAGTGAGGAATGTTCCTGAGGGTTCTTTACCAGGAATCACTGGAGGCATGCTGCCTGTCCCTTATGACATGGGGGGCGTTCCTGTACCCATGGCTGATCCAGTGATTTCACAAGGCTTGCCTACTGGAACATTGGCTTCAGCTCTTGCAAATGCAAGCAACGAGCAACAAAGAACG ATGCTTGGAGAAAGCTTATATCCGTTAGTGGATCATTTAGAACATGATCATGCAGCTAAAGTTACTGGTATGCTTTTGGAAATGGATCAGACTGAGGTGTTACACTTGCTTGAATCTCCAGAGGCCTTGAAATCTAAGGTTGCAGAAGCTATGGAGGTCTTGCGCAATGTGTCTCAACAGACTACTGGGCCAGCTGAGGAGCTTGCAGCGTTATCCTTGAATGATCCTATAGTCAACTGA